A window of the Triplophysa rosa linkage group LG23, Trosa_1v2, whole genome shotgun sequence genome harbors these coding sequences:
- the tlcd4a gene encoding TLC domain-containing protein 4-B, whose protein sequence is MDPFSQLILLISVVSFCTFQWLFHSVSPWASFRISPGFLKLTHKQKIEWNSRTVSTLQALLVGLFCLYILFFDEAVNQDPVWGDPTLVKINVSITTGYLISDLLLIFYYWRAIGDKFFVIHHLAALYAYYYVLGQGMLPYFANFRLLAEFSTPCVNQRWFFEVLGYPKASKPNMANGVLMAMVFFLVRIAVMPVYYSRMCSVYGTDAFYKVTFGGRCAWIFSSICLDIMNVMWMHKIARGCYKVLHSRRRSKPESQENGKTD, encoded by the exons ATGGACCCCTTCAGCCAGCTGATCCTGCTCATCTCTGTTGTGAGTTTTTGTACCTTCCAGTGGCTCTTTCACAGCGTGAGCCCGTGGGCATCATTCAGAATCAGCCCTGGCTTCCTCAAACTCACCCACAAACAGAAGATCGAGTGGAACTCAAG GACCGTGTCCACACTCCAAGCCCTGTTGGTCGGCCTCTTTTGCCTCTATATCCTGTTCTTCGATGAGGCCGTCAATCAGGACCCCGTATG GGGAGATCCGACTCTGGTGAAGATAAACGTCAGCATTACCACAGGCTACCTCATATCTG atctGCTGCTTATATTTTACTATTGGCGAGCAATAGGAGACAAGTTTTTTGTAATCCACCACCTGGCAGCATTGTATGCTTACTACTATGTACTG GGTCAAGGGATGTTGCCTTATTTTGCAAACTTCCGTCTGCTGGCGGAGTTTTCCACACCGTGTGTAAACCAGCG CTGGTTCTTTGAAGTGTTAGGTTACCCCAAAGCCTCCAAGCCCAACATGGCTAACGGGGTACTGATGGCCATGGTGTTTTTCCTGGTGCGGATCGCCGTCATGCCGGTCTACTACAGCCGGATGTGCTCAGTGTATGGGACGGACGCCTTCTACAAGGTCACCTTCGGCGGGCGCTGCGCTTGGATCTTCTCCAGCATCTGTCTGGACATCATGAACGTCATGTGGATGCATAAAATCGCACGCGGCTGCTACAAAGTGCTGCACTCCAGGCGGAGGTCCAAACCCGAGAGCCAGGAGAATGGGAAAACTGACTGA
- the LOC130547089 gene encoding holocytochrome c-type synthase, which produces MGASLPSPAPTVRAEASMAGPHLAGASPPPGCPMHQEQPKNAPPPECPMHQAQMPPAGPVHQDRAYEFVECPMKAAEGPIDPTNMMPPPNQMPAPDQPFPLSVKREESKIPRSGSEKNWVYPSEQMFWNAMLRKGWRWKDDSLAPEDMNNIIHIHNRNNDQAWQEILKWEAMHASECPCGPSLKRFGGKAKEFSPRARMRHWMGYELPFDRHDWIVDRCGKEVRYVIDYYDGDIDKDTYQFSILDVRPAFDSLGAVWDRMKVAWWRWTS; this is translated from the exons ATGGGTGCATCTTTGCCCAGTCCTGCTCCCACTGTAAGGGCAGAGGCTTCAATGGCAGGACCTCATTTGGCCGGGGCATCTCCGCCTCCTGGATGTCCCATGCATCAAGAACAACCCAAAA ACGCTCCTCCGCCTGAGTGCCCGATGCATCAGGCCCAGATGCCACCGGCCGGCCCAGTGCACCAGGACAGAGCGTATGAATTTGTTGAATGTCCAATGAAAGCTGCAGAAGGACCTATTGATCCGACTAACATG ATGCCCCCTCCAAACCAGATGCCAGCCCCCGACCAGCCCTTCCCGCTGTCTGTGAAAAGAGAGGAGTCCAAAATCCCACGATCCGGCAGTGAAAAAAACTGGGTCTATCCTTCAGAACAGATGTTCTGGAATGCCATGTTGAGGAAAGG GTGGCGCTGGAAGGACGATAGTCTTGCCCCAGAAGACATGAATAATATAATTCATATACACAATCGTAACAACGATCAAGCTTGGCAGGAAATCCTAAAGTGGGAAGCAATGCATGCCAG TGAGTGTCCATGTGGTCCATCTCTGAAAAGATTCGGTGGCAAAGCGAAGGAATTTTCCCCAAGAGCCAGAATGCGGCACTGGATGGG ATATGAATTACCTTTCGACCGACATGATTGGATCGTAGACCGTTGTGGAAAGGAAGTTCGCTATGTCATCGACTACTATGATGGGGACATTGATAAAGACACTTACCAGTTCTCTATTCTGGACGTGCGTCCGGCTTTTGACTCTCTGGGAGCTGTTTGGGATCGAATGAAAGTGGCCTGGTGGCGCTGGACGTCATAA